One window from the genome of Nocardioides panaciterrulae encodes:
- a CDS encoding fatty acid desaturase translates to MTAVERKPISPIAHLSAEDVEQLRTELDRIRQDVIDDRGADDARYIRRVIGAQRTLELGSRVVLLFSRHRPAWLLGTVGLALAKVLDNMEIGHNVLHGQWDWMRDPKIHSTTWEWDHATPASEWKRAHNQMHHRYTNILGKDNDLGYGIIRVDEDQPWERRHLAQPLWNLINACIFEYGIAMYDLDLGETLRQGHGLTPGLRGRLGKTLRKVRRQVLKDYVVHPALSGPAFRSTLTANLTANLIRNLWSHSVIMCGHFPEGVETFEQEALDPEETRGQWYLRQMLGSANISGPPLIHLLSGNLSHQIEHHLFPDLPSNRYQQIAPRVRELFDRFGLRYHTAPLPQQVASAWHKVLRLSLPNDWLARTTWSSTPSRVIEMLRAPASQPHPAAGAA, encoded by the coding sequence GTGACCGCAGTGGAGAGAAAACCCATCAGCCCCATCGCCCACTTGTCGGCCGAGGACGTCGAGCAGCTGCGCACCGAGCTGGACAGGATCAGGCAGGACGTCATCGACGACCGGGGGGCTGACGACGCGCGCTACATCCGACGCGTCATCGGTGCGCAGCGCACGCTGGAGCTGGGCAGCCGGGTGGTCCTGCTGTTCTCCCGCCACCGGCCGGCGTGGCTCCTGGGGACCGTCGGGCTGGCGCTGGCCAAGGTCCTCGACAACATGGAGATCGGCCACAACGTCCTGCACGGCCAGTGGGACTGGATGCGCGATCCGAAGATCCACTCCACGACCTGGGAGTGGGACCATGCCACGCCCGCCTCCGAGTGGAAGCGTGCGCACAACCAGATGCACCACCGCTACACCAACATCCTCGGCAAGGACAACGACCTCGGGTACGGCATCATCCGGGTCGACGAGGACCAGCCCTGGGAGCGCCGTCATCTGGCCCAGCCGCTGTGGAACCTCATCAACGCCTGCATCTTCGAGTACGGCATCGCGATGTACGACCTCGACCTCGGGGAGACGCTGCGGCAGGGCCACGGGCTCACCCCCGGGCTCCGAGGCCGCCTGGGCAAGACGCTGCGCAAGGTGCGCCGACAGGTGCTGAAGGACTACGTGGTCCACCCCGCGCTGTCGGGGCCGGCGTTCCGCTCCACGCTGACCGCCAACCTCACCGCGAACCTGATCCGGAACCTGTGGAGCCACTCGGTGATCATGTGCGGCCACTTCCCCGAAGGGGTCGAGACCTTCGAGCAGGAGGCGCTCGACCCCGAGGAGACCCGCGGCCAGTGGTACCTGCGCCAGATGCTGGGCTCGGCCAACATCTCGGGACCCCCGCTGATCCACCTGCTCAGCGGCAACCTCTCCCACCAGATCGAGCACCACCTGTTCCCGGACCTGCCGTCCAACAGGTACCAGCAGATCGCCCCGCGGGTGCGCGAGCTCTTCGACCGCTTCGGGCTGCGCTACCACACCGCCCCGCTGCCGCAGCAGGTCGCGAGCGCCTGGCACAAGGTGCTGCGACTCTCCCTGCCCAACGACTGGCTGGCCCGGACCACGTGGAGCAGCACCCCCAGCCGGGTGATCGAGATGCTGCGTGCTCCCGCGAGCCAGCCGCACCCGGCGGCCGGCGCCGCCTGA
- a CDS encoding methyltransferase domain-containing protein, with product MDADQPQPPVRVERRPVDEAESRRANGPDWDRYADEYQATHGEFLGDVGFVWGPEGLTEAEARVLGPVADRDVLEVGSGAGQCSRWVRAQGGRAIGLDLSFRQLQHSRRIDLGSGVGVPSVLGTATHLPFADASFDVVFSSFGALQFVSDIDLAVGEAARVLRPGGRFAFSITHPTRWMFPDDPGEEGLVASQSYWDRTPYVEVDDETGRVSYVEHHRTLGDWVALLADAGFALMRLVEPEWPEGHERVWGGWSGTRGRFTPGTAIFAADLR from the coding sequence GTGGACGCCGATCAGCCGCAGCCGCCGGTCCGTGTCGAACGTCGGCCGGTCGACGAGGCCGAGTCCCGCCGGGCCAACGGCCCGGACTGGGACCGCTACGCGGACGAGTACCAGGCCACGCACGGGGAGTTCCTCGGGGACGTGGGCTTCGTCTGGGGCCCGGAGGGGCTCACCGAGGCGGAGGCACGGGTGTTGGGCCCGGTGGCCGACCGCGACGTGCTCGAGGTCGGCTCGGGCGCCGGCCAGTGCTCCCGGTGGGTGCGCGCCCAGGGCGGACGCGCGATCGGGCTCGACCTCTCCTTCCGCCAGCTCCAGCACTCCCGCCGCATCGACCTCGGCAGCGGTGTGGGCGTGCCGTCGGTGCTCGGCACCGCCACCCACCTGCCGTTCGCCGACGCCAGCTTCGACGTGGTGTTCTCCTCGTTCGGGGCCCTGCAGTTCGTCAGCGACATCGACCTCGCGGTCGGCGAGGCGGCCCGGGTCCTGCGCCCGGGCGGCCGGTTCGCCTTCTCCATCACCCACCCGACGCGGTGGATGTTCCCCGACGACCCGGGCGAGGAGGGCCTGGTCGCCAGCCAGTCCTACTGGGACCGCACCCCCTACGTCGAGGTCGACGACGAGACCGGCCGGGTGTCCTACGTCGAGCACCACCGCACCCTCGGCGACTGGGTGGCGCTGCTCGCCGACGCCGGCTTCGCGCTCATGAGGCTGGTGGAGCCGGAGTGGCCCGAGGGTCACGAGCGCGTGTGGGGCGGCTGGTCCGGCACCCGCGGCCGGTTCACGCCGGGCACCGCGATCTTCGCGGCCGACCTGCGTTGA
- a CDS encoding phosphotransferase family protein yields the protein MDLTSLEPLAGGWSGETFVATAAGERSVVRIYARTGHRGAAAHEVDAALHRLVRGLVPVPEVLEVRRADPAADLPALLVTGWVDGVRGDELVADLDDAGRTRLGAHLGDLLADLAGMPMLKAGPFVDGELRIGSFSAEGAPPLDGLPAFVSLVEPALGWWRPGELGGLREVVLDAQALLDTVGRRCLVHGDLNPKNLLIDRGTLAVAALVDWEYAHAGHPYTDLGNLLRFERDPAFTTAVLEAYVARRGGTPAEALALARAADLWALLDLARRRSENPVAEAADRLLREIARTRDPQAAPRA from the coding sequence ATGGACCTCACCTCCCTGGAACCGCTGGCAGGTGGCTGGTCCGGCGAGACGTTCGTCGCCACGGCGGCGGGGGAGCGCAGCGTGGTGCGCATCTATGCCCGCACCGGGCACCGGGGCGCGGCCGCGCACGAGGTGGACGCCGCGCTGCACCGGCTGGTCCGGGGACTTGTCCCGGTCCCGGAGGTGCTGGAGGTGCGCCGGGCCGACCCCGCCGCCGACCTGCCGGCGCTGCTGGTGACCGGCTGGGTCGACGGCGTGCGGGGTGACGAGCTGGTGGCGGACCTCGACGACGCCGGGCGGACGAGGCTCGGTGCGCACCTGGGTGACCTGCTGGCCGACCTCGCGGGGATGCCGATGCTGAAGGCCGGCCCGTTCGTCGACGGCGAGCTGCGCATCGGCAGCTTCTCCGCGGAGGGAGCGCCTCCCCTGGACGGCCTGCCGGCGTTCGTCTCGCTCGTCGAGCCCGCGCTGGGCTGGTGGCGACCCGGGGAGCTGGGCGGGCTGCGCGAGGTCGTCCTCGACGCCCAGGCCCTGCTCGACACGGTGGGCCGCCGGTGCCTGGTGCACGGGGACCTCAACCCCAAGAACCTGCTGATCGACCGCGGCACCCTCGCGGTCGCCGCGCTCGTCGACTGGGAGTACGCCCACGCCGGGCACCCCTACACCGACCTGGGCAACCTGCTGCGCTTCGAGCGGGATCCGGCCTTCACCACGGCCGTGCTCGAGGCGTACGTCGCCCGCCGCGGCGGCACGCCCGCGGAGGCGCTGGCCCTGGCCCGCGCCGCCGACCTGTGGGCGCTGCTCGACCTCGCCCGCCGCCGTTCGGAGAACCCGGTCGCCGAGGCGGCCGACCGGCTGCTGCGAGAGATCGCGCGCACGCGCGACCCGCAGGCGGCGCCCCGTGCGTAG
- a CDS encoding VanZ family protein, producing the protein MRRARMIADIVLSRPETLVTLLVAAAVLVPIAVLLARRASWSRGRTAAAVLSALGTALVVATTLGRYDSHSSWSWQVHCLVQPGLGTGSAEARLNLLLFAPACFFGVLALRRYLPVLGAAVLLSATVEVVQSMTGMGICQTSDVVRNVAGGALAGLVALALVRGRGVSRRRSG; encoded by the coding sequence GTGCGTAGGGCACGGATGATCGCCGACATCGTGCTGTCGCGCCCGGAGACGCTGGTGACGCTCCTGGTGGCTGCGGCCGTGTTGGTGCCGATCGCCGTCCTCCTCGCCCGGCGCGCGTCGTGGTCGCGCGGGCGGACCGCGGCGGCGGTCCTCTCCGCGCTGGGCACCGCGCTCGTCGTCGCGACGACACTGGGCAGGTACGACTCGCACTCCTCCTGGAGCTGGCAGGTGCACTGCCTGGTCCAGCCGGGTCTCGGGACGGGATCGGCGGAGGCCCGGCTGAACCTGCTGCTCTTCGCGCCCGCCTGCTTCTTCGGCGTTCTCGCGCTGCGGCGCTACCTGCCGGTGCTCGGGGCCGCGGTGCTGCTCAGCGCCACGGTCGAGGTGGTGCAGAGCATGACCGGCATGGGCATCTGCCAGACCTCCGATGTCGTCCGGAACGTCGCCGGGGGAGCACTCGCCGGGCTGGTGGCGCTGGCGCTGGTGCGAGGTCGCGGCGTCAGCCGTAGACGCTCTGGATGA
- a CDS encoding DUF3303 domain-containing protein, translating to MQRLYLTSYRFRGDLDDDDLQDLTKKFAEVGQSPDVMAHYVTLDGRGGFLVQSAEGDPEEGYRTTLQYGPWIEFESTPVTTIEEAFPVIQSVYG from the coding sequence ATGCAGCGCCTATACCTCACGTCGTACCGCTTCCGTGGCGACCTGGACGACGACGACCTGCAGGACCTGACGAAGAAGTTCGCGGAGGTGGGCCAGTCTCCAGACGTGATGGCGCACTACGTCACGCTCGACGGCCGCGGCGGTTTTCTGGTGCAGAGCGCCGAGGGCGACCCGGAAGAGGGTTACCGGACCACGCTGCAGTACGGCCCGTGGATCGAGTTCGAGAGCACGCCGGTCACCACCATCGAGGAGGCGTTCCCGGTCATCCAGAGCGTCTACGGCTGA
- a CDS encoding HNH endonuclease translates to MLITDPAGEPVELDELDGDATLSVLTSLKVQARAVERDKLRVVAHWCVLHPATAEDGVATWDPSGLPGVLGQEESLGGEGCPPVAAFTPEPLAATLGISKHAVRQLIADALDLGHRLPRCRRRVEALEVEAFKARRVAQLTHPLSQAAAAQVDAALAPVLHSCSFAAIERAVAAAIAAHHPELVAEREKKGKDAWDVTLHHPGPADFAGTSWLEATGDTLDLTAFYDRVGQIAADLADAGDTDPLGARKAKALGVLARQGLNDDQPDQAPPTRPKPPRSRKPKTHLFLHFSLTELLGLGVDDTLVCGQVERLGPALEEAIASWVRTSQATITPVLDLNRCWAVDGHDIPAAMREQVVQRDKHCVHPYCATDARACDLDHITPYLPLDEGGPPGQTNPDNLAPLCRRHHRAKTSGRWRYRRDPTTGNYHWTGPHHRHYLTTPLGTLEHQPN, encoded by the coding sequence ATGTTGATCACCGACCCGGCCGGCGAACCCGTGGAGCTCGACGAGCTCGACGGTGACGCCACCCTGTCGGTGCTCACGAGCCTGAAGGTCCAGGCGCGGGCGGTCGAGCGGGACAAGCTGCGAGTGGTGGCGCACTGGTGTGTGCTGCACCCCGCCACCGCCGAGGACGGGGTCGCGACCTGGGATCCCTCCGGGCTGCCGGGGGTGCTGGGCCAGGAGGAGTCCCTGGGTGGCGAGGGCTGTCCGCCGGTCGCGGCGTTCACCCCCGAACCCCTGGCCGCCACCTTGGGGATCTCCAAGCACGCGGTGCGCCAGCTGATCGCCGACGCCCTCGACCTGGGCCACCGACTGCCCCGCTGCCGACGGCGGGTCGAGGCGCTGGAGGTGGAGGCGTTCAAGGCCCGCCGGGTCGCCCAGCTGACCCACCCACTGTCACAGGCCGCCGCCGCCCAGGTCGACGCCGCCCTGGCCCCGGTGCTGCACTCATGCTCGTTCGCGGCGATCGAGCGTGCCGTCGCGGCCGCGATCGCCGCGCACCATCCCGAGCTGGTCGCCGAGCGGGAGAAGAAGGGCAAGGACGCCTGGGACGTCACCCTGCACCACCCCGGACCGGCCGACTTCGCGGGCACGTCCTGGCTCGAGGCGACCGGGGACACCTTGGACCTGACCGCGTTCTACGACCGGGTCGGCCAGATCGCCGCCGACCTCGCCGACGCCGGCGACACCGACCCCCTCGGCGCCCGGAAGGCCAAAGCCCTCGGGGTGCTGGCCCGCCAAGGCCTCAACGACGACCAGCCCGATCAGGCCCCACCGACCCGGCCGAAGCCGCCGCGCTCGCGCAAGCCCAAGACCCACCTGTTCTTGCACTTCTCCCTGACCGAGCTGCTCGGCCTCGGCGTCGACGACACCCTGGTGTGCGGCCAGGTCGAGAGACTCGGCCCCGCCCTGGAAGAGGCCATCGCGTCCTGGGTGCGCACCTCACAAGCCACCATCACCCCGGTCTTGGACCTCAACCGGTGCTGGGCCGTGGACGGCCACGACATCCCGGCTGCGATGCGCGAGCAGGTCGTCCAACGCGACAAGCACTGCGTGCACCCCTACTGCGCCACCGACGCCCGGGCCTGCGACCTCGACCACATCACCCCCTACCTCCCCCTCGACGAAGGCGGACCACCCGGCCAGACCAACCCCGACAACCTCGCCCCCCTCTGCCGAAGACACCACCGCGCCAAGACCAGCGGCCGATGGCGCTACCGACGCGACCCCACCACCGGCAACTACCACTGGACCGGCCCCCACCACCGCCACTACCTCACCACCCCACTGGGCACCCTCGAGCACCAGCCGAACTGA
- a CDS encoding ATP-binding protein: MSRVIFMCGPSGSGKSTYARRLERDDYRRLLEPTGVVPETIYLATDRETVLDRMRTRRGHHCDDYVLPDDVVGEYFDHFEPPTPREGPLTIIR, from the coding sequence GTGAGTCGCGTGATCTTCATGTGCGGCCCCTCGGGGTCGGGGAAGTCGACCTACGCTCGGCGGCTGGAGCGCGACGACTACCGCCGGCTCCTCGAGCCGACCGGCGTCGTGCCCGAGACGATCTACCTGGCGACCGATCGCGAAACGGTCCTGGACCGCATGCGGACCAGGCGTGGCCACCACTGCGACGACTACGTGCTCCCCGATGACGTGGTCGGGGAGTACTTCGACCACTTCGAACCCCCGACGCCTCGCGAGGGCCCGCTCACGATCATTCGATAG
- a CDS encoding PQQ-binding-like beta-propeller repeat protein, with protein sequence MLAVGALFTGLVAACAGCSGTESAPPECHPGRSTLSSLDAGTGQVAWRASLSQTSELPPQVEDGVVVISAPCGAAVLDLADGKVRYDAATTGELVGVDDDVLFTVVRPTGDPATVVGTDLRTGRPVSGLSSNLPFWDAVVADGTLVTLFGDELRGDGGGEGGTAWQLQVPAYRQPRLVLGGHLVLVVAADGSTFAVDPADGALRWRTVPPVAATSYGMRVTGDGATVLTAATTGDERQRSFVYATDAWTGRLAWTRSALGVLGVDRHLTVLRTAPGIVAVDTTTGDLRWRRPAPGLDADAVLAPAARGAGVLVALSPEGVTAVDARTGTVRWRLGVERVHQELALAPDGRLLLLDSDVVPHLGA encoded by the coding sequence GTGCTCGCCGTCGGGGCGCTGTTCACGGGGTTGGTCGCGGCGTGCGCGGGCTGCTCGGGCACGGAGAGCGCGCCCCCCGAGTGCCACCCGGGCAGGTCGACGCTCTCGAGCCTCGACGCCGGCACCGGCCAGGTCGCCTGGCGGGCGTCGCTGTCGCAGACGAGTGAGCTGCCGCCACAGGTCGAGGACGGGGTCGTCGTCATCTCCGCCCCCTGCGGCGCGGCCGTGCTGGACCTGGCCGACGGCAAGGTCCGGTACGACGCCGCGACGACCGGCGAGCTCGTCGGCGTGGACGATGACGTGCTGTTCACCGTGGTCCGGCCCACGGGAGACCCCGCGACGGTCGTCGGCACGGACCTGCGCACGGGGCGGCCGGTGAGCGGCCTCTCCTCCAACCTCCCGTTCTGGGACGCGGTGGTCGCGGACGGCACGCTGGTCACGCTCTTCGGCGACGAGCTCCGCGGCGACGGGGGCGGCGAGGGCGGGACGGCGTGGCAGCTTCAGGTCCCCGCCTATCGCCAGCCCCGACTCGTGCTCGGCGGCCACCTGGTGCTGGTCGTCGCCGCGGACGGCTCGACCTTCGCGGTCGACCCGGCCGACGGCGCCTTGCGGTGGCGCACCGTCCCGCCGGTGGCGGCCACGTCGTACGGCATGCGGGTCACCGGCGACGGGGCCACCGTGCTCACGGCTGCCACCACCGGTGACGAGCGGCAGAGATCCTTCGTCTACGCCACCGACGCTTGGACGGGCCGGCTCGCGTGGACCCGGTCAGCGCTAGGGGTGCTCGGCGTGGACCGGCACCTCACCGTGCTGCGCACCGCACCGGGCATCGTCGCTGTCGATACGACCACCGGCGACCTGCGCTGGCGCCGTCCGGCCCCCGGCCTGGACGCCGACGCCGTGCTCGCGCCGGCGGCCCGCGGCGCAGGGGTCCTGGTGGCGCTGTCCCCCGAGGGCGTCACCGCCGTCGATGCGCGCACCGGCACCGTGCGCTGGAGATTGGGCGTCGAGCGGGTCCACCAGGAGCTCGCCCTGGCTCCTGACGGACGGCTGCTGCTCCTGGACTCCGACGTCGTCCCCCATCTCGGCGCGTAG
- the rpsA gene encoding 30S ribosomal protein S1 produces the protein MTSTVSTLPDYDAPQVAVNDIGSEEDFLAAIDATIKYFNDGDIVDGTIVKVDRDEVLLDIGYKTEGVIPSRELSIKHDVDPNEVVEVGDKVEALVLQKEDKEGRLILSKKRAQYERAWGTIEQVKEEDGVVEGTVIEVVKGGLILDIGLRGFLPASLVEMRRVRDLQPYVGQTLEAKIIELDKNRNNVVLSRRAWLEQTQSEVRHGFLTQLQKGQIRKGVVSSIVNFGAFVDLGGVDGLVHVSELSWKHIDHPSEVVAVGDEVTVEVLDVDMDRERVSLSLKATQEDPWQHFARTHQIGQIVPGKVTKLVPFGSFVRVEEGIEGLVHISELAERHVEIPEQVVQVNDDVMVKIIDIDLERRRISLSLKQANDTAAATDVEDFDPTLYGMTATYDEQGNYVYPEGFDSETGEWLEGFDEQRAVWEEQYAKAHARWEAHVKQQAEAAKAEVEAGEATSYSSGGDETATASTEGGGSLASDEALQALREKLTGGGN, from the coding sequence ATGACGAGTACTGTCTCCACTCTTCCTGACTACGACGCCCCCCAGGTGGCCGTCAACGACATCGGTTCGGAAGAGGACTTCCTCGCCGCGATCGACGCGACCATCAAGTACTTCAACGACGGTGACATCGTGGATGGCACCATCGTCAAGGTCGACCGGGACGAGGTCCTGCTCGACATCGGCTACAAGACCGAGGGCGTCATTCCCTCGCGCGAGCTGTCGATCAAGCACGACGTCGACCCCAACGAGGTCGTCGAGGTCGGCGACAAGGTCGAGGCCCTGGTCCTCCAGAAGGAGGACAAGGAGGGTCGGCTGATCCTGTCCAAGAAGCGCGCCCAGTACGAGCGCGCCTGGGGCACGATCGAGCAGGTCAAGGAGGAGGACGGCGTCGTCGAGGGCACCGTCATCGAGGTCGTCAAGGGTGGTCTGATCCTCGACATCGGCCTGCGCGGCTTCCTGCCCGCGTCGCTGGTCGAGATGCGTCGCGTCCGCGACCTGCAGCCCTACGTGGGCCAGACGCTCGAGGCCAAGATCATCGAACTCGACAAGAACCGCAACAACGTGGTGCTGTCGCGTCGTGCGTGGCTCGAGCAGACCCAGTCCGAGGTTCGCCACGGCTTCCTGACCCAGCTCCAGAAGGGCCAGATCCGCAAGGGCGTCGTCTCCTCGATCGTCAACTTCGGTGCGTTCGTGGACCTCGGCGGCGTCGACGGCCTGGTGCACGTCTCCGAGCTGTCGTGGAAGCACATCGACCACCCGTCCGAGGTCGTCGCCGTCGGTGACGAGGTCACCGTCGAGGTGCTCGACGTGGACATGGACCGCGAGCGTGTCTCCCTGTCGCTGAAGGCGACGCAGGAGGACCCGTGGCAGCACTTCGCCCGGACCCACCAGATCGGCCAGATCGTCCCGGGCAAGGTCACCAAGCTGGTGCCGTTCGGTTCGTTCGTCCGCGTCGAGGAGGGCATCGAGGGCCTGGTGCACATCTCCGAGCTCGCCGAGCGCCACGTCGAGATCCCCGAGCAGGTCGTCCAGGTCAACGACGACGTCATGGTCAAGATCATCGACATCGACCTCGAGCGTCGCCGGATCTCGCTGTCGCTCAAGCAGGCCAACGACACCGCCGCGGCCACCGACGTCGAGGACTTCGACCCCACGCTCTACGGCATGACGGCGACCTACGACGAGCAGGGCAACTACGTCTACCCGGAGGGCTTCGACTCCGAGACCGGCGAGTGGCTCGAGGGCTTCGACGAGCAGCGCGCGGTCTGGGAGGAGCAGTACGCCAAGGCGCACGCCCGCTGGGAGGCCCACGTCAAGCAGCAGGCCGAGGCCGCCAAGGCCGAGGTCGAGGCCGGCGAGGCCACGTCGTACTCCAGCGGCGGCGACGAGACCGCCACCGCCAGCACCGAGGGCGGCGGCTCGCTCGCCTCGGACGAGGCGCTGCAGGCGCTTCGCGAGAAGCTGACCGGCGGCGGCAACTGA
- a CDS encoding GlxA family transcriptional regulator, whose product MQSPMKRVAVVVQDGVEPFGLGSMCEVWAEPHHPEDDNPVFDFVVATPRPGRVRGPSGFDLHVEHGLDAVADADLVCVSPKRDHLDPSPEVAELVAAAHARGALVFAHCTAAFVLGEAGLLDGRRCTTHWRHVEALAQRFPRAHVDPDVLYVQDGTIVTGAGSAAGLDAALHLMRQQFGARLAAATARRMVVPPHRDGGQAQFIARAVPDCEAETLGPLLTWIVEHLADDLGVEALARRCHMSPRTFARRFRAETGSTPHAWVTRQRVQAAEELLERTDHSIDWIADEVGFGNAATLRHHFGRTRGVSPQQYRRAFAGAGSVRTA is encoded by the coding sequence GTGCAGTCTCCGATGAAGCGGGTCGCGGTCGTCGTCCAGGACGGGGTCGAGCCGTTCGGGCTCGGGTCGATGTGCGAGGTGTGGGCCGAGCCCCACCATCCCGAGGACGACAACCCGGTCTTCGACTTCGTCGTCGCGACTCCGCGTCCGGGACGGGTCCGGGGCCCCTCCGGCTTCGACCTGCACGTCGAGCACGGCCTCGACGCGGTCGCCGACGCCGACCTGGTCTGCGTCTCCCCGAAGCGCGACCACCTCGACCCCTCACCCGAGGTGGCGGAGCTCGTCGCCGCTGCTCACGCCCGCGGCGCCCTGGTCTTCGCGCACTGCACCGCCGCGTTCGTGCTGGGGGAGGCGGGGCTGCTGGACGGGCGCCGGTGCACCACCCACTGGCGCCACGTCGAGGCGCTCGCGCAGCGGTTCCCCCGGGCCCACGTCGACCCGGACGTGCTCTACGTCCAGGACGGCACGATCGTGACCGGCGCCGGCTCGGCCGCCGGGCTCGACGCCGCGCTGCACCTGATGCGACAGCAGTTCGGCGCCCGGCTCGCGGCCGCGACCGCCCGTCGGATGGTGGTGCCGCCGCACCGGGACGGCGGCCAGGCCCAGTTCATCGCCCGCGCGGTGCCGGACTGCGAGGCCGAGACCCTCGGGCCGCTGCTGACCTGGATCGTGGAGCACCTCGCCGACGATCTCGGCGTGGAGGCGCTCGCCCGCCGCTGCCACATGTCGCCGCGCACCTTCGCCCGGCGCTTCCGGGCCGAGACCGGGTCGACGCCGCACGCCTGGGTCACCCGCCAGCGCGTGCAGGCCGCCGAGGAGCTGCTCGAGCGCACCGACCACTCGATCGACTGGATCGCCGACGAGGTCGGCTTCGGCAACGCCGCCACGCTGCGCCACCACTTCGGCCGGACCCGCGGCGTCAGCCCCCAGCAGTACCGGCGCGCGTTCGCCGGGGCGGGGTCCGTCCGCACCGCCTGA
- a CDS encoding GDSL-type esterase/lipase family protein, whose amino-acid sequence MPAHRLLLVIVALLVASVVACSPSSDRGGPTRVALVGDSVTQGSVGDYTWRYRLWTHLRADGLKVDFVGPRDDLLDNATGELGSHAYADPAFDQDHAARWGMAFSDEQPPVATLVRDYHPDVVVEALGVNDLVWAHEQPAQVLAAARRFVADARAVDPYIDVVLTSLPQRWLAGVPQYDAGLARLAARLDTSIARVVLARPVEPFVQGTDTYDAAHPTATGELKIAAGVADALAGLGLGTPYPEPLPPVPNGPRLPAVLRARPAEGAVDLSWVPPPGATAVFVWLRDTTIGQDWVRLPQEVSGTTFSAGGLVDGHGYEFRVQATKGSAVAEDVFSNVTIATPGPPTTPEGAPPTAG is encoded by the coding sequence ATGCCCGCCCACCGGCTGTTGCTCGTCATCGTCGCGCTGCTGGTCGCGTCCGTGGTCGCCTGCAGCCCGTCGTCCGACCGGGGCGGCCCCACCCGGGTCGCCCTCGTGGGCGACTCGGTGACCCAGGGCTCCGTGGGGGACTACACCTGGCGCTACCGGCTCTGGACCCACCTGCGCGCGGACGGGCTGAAGGTGGACTTCGTGGGTCCGCGCGACGACCTGCTGGACAACGCGACGGGTGAGCTCGGGTCGCACGCCTACGCCGACCCGGCCTTCGACCAGGACCACGCGGCGCGCTGGGGCATGGCGTTCTCGGACGAGCAGCCGCCGGTGGCCACGCTGGTCCGCGACTACCACCCCGACGTCGTGGTGGAGGCGCTGGGCGTCAACGACCTCGTCTGGGCCCACGAGCAGCCGGCGCAGGTGCTGGCGGCGGCGCGTCGGTTCGTGGCCGACGCGCGGGCCGTGGATCCCTACATCGACGTGGTGCTGACCTCGCTGCCCCAGCGGTGGCTGGCCGGCGTCCCGCAGTACGACGCGGGCCTGGCCCGCCTCGCGGCCCGGCTGGACACCTCGATCGCCCGGGTCGTGCTCGCCCGCCCCGTCGAGCCGTTCGTGCAGGGCACCGACACCTACGACGCGGCGCACCCGACGGCGACCGGCGAGCTCAAGATCGCGGCCGGGGTGGCCGACGCCCTGGCCGGGCTGGGCCTCGGCACGCCGTACCCGGAGCCGCTGCCGCCGGTGCCCAACGGTCCCCGGCTCCCGGCCGTGCTCCGCGCGCGACCCGCGGAGGGCGCCGTGGACCTGTCCTGGGTGCCGCCGCCGGGCGCCACGGCCGTCTTCGTCTGGCTGCGCGACACCACGATCGGCCAGGACTGGGTCCGGCTGCCGCAGGAGGTCTCCGGGACGACGTTCTCGGCCGGCGGGCTGGTCGACGGGCACGGCTACGAGTTCCGGGTGCAGGCGACCAAGGGCTCGGCGGTCGCCGAGGACGTCTTCTCGAACGTCACGATCGCCACCCCGGGACCGCCAACTACGCCTGAGGGGGCTCCCCCGACAGCCGGCTGA